The following proteins are co-located in the Leptotrichia trevisanii DSM 22070 genome:
- a CDS encoding ABC transporter permease, whose translation MKNILKFLIKRIAMGLVTLWLVITITFFLIHMLPGDPFQSEKAIPPKVKENLMAKYHLDRPLGEQYVEYLKNIAKGDLGASMKVRGRTVNDVIKKSFLTSADLGARSIIFALALGIPLGIVAALKRGKYQDRLAMIVAIIGISVPSFVLAGLMQKYFVDIHNGILIDEYNLPLVRILLSGWDRPEKKILPVVALGLYTVALIARLLRDKMIEVMGQDYIRLAIAKGVKPKNIVFKHALRNAILPIITIMGPTIAAVLTGSFVIEKMFSIPGLGKYFVDSINDRDYTMVLGVTVFYAIFLIIMMILVDIVYVMVDPKIKLGKGDEI comes from the coding sequence ATGAAAAATATTTTAAAGTTTTTAATTAAGAGAATCGCAATGGGGCTTGTAACGTTGTGGCTGGTTATTACTATTACATTCTTTCTGATACATATGTTACCGGGTGATCCGTTTCAAAGTGAAAAAGCGATTCCACCTAAAGTAAAGGAAAATCTAATGGCAAAATACCATTTGGATCGTCCACTTGGGGAACAGTATGTTGAATACCTGAAAAACATAGCAAAAGGGGATCTGGGGGCATCCATGAAAGTTCGGGGAAGAACTGTTAATGATGTTATTAAGAAAAGTTTTCTGACATCAGCAGATCTGGGAGCCAGATCTATTATCTTTGCATTGGCTTTAGGAATTCCACTTGGGATTGTCGCAGCTTTGAAAAGAGGAAAATATCAGGATAGGTTAGCGATGATTGTGGCAATAATTGGAATATCCGTACCGAGTTTTGTATTAGCGGGACTAATGCAGAAGTATTTTGTCGATATACATAATGGTATCTTAATCGATGAATATAATTTACCACTTGTAAGGATTTTGTTATCAGGATGGGACAGGCCTGAGAAAAAAATATTGCCGGTTGTTGCACTTGGACTTTACACAGTGGCATTGATTGCACGGTTATTAAGAGATAAGATGATCGAGGTAATGGGACAGGATTATATAAGATTGGCGATTGCAAAAGGGGTAAAACCAAAAAATATCGTTTTTAAACATGCTTTAAGAAATGCAATTTTACCAATTATTACAATAATGGGGCCGACAATTGCTGCGGTTCTGACAGGTTCATTTGTAATTGAAAAGATGTTTTCGATTCCAGGATTAGGAAAATACTTTGTAGACAGTATCAATGACAGGGATTACACGATGGTACTTGGAGTTACTGTGTTTTATGCGATATTCCTTATTATAATGATGATACTTGTTGATATTGTATACGTTATGGTTGATCCTAAAATTAAACTTGGAAAAGGAGATGAAATATAG
- a CDS encoding ArsR/SmtB family transcription factor: MAKIMEEENINYETKAIHKEIVEKVEKLMPEEEVIYDLADFFKILGDTTRMRILSALFHEEMCVYDIANLLKMTQSAISHQLRVLKQGRFVKHRKEGKVVYYSLEDEHIKHIVEQGMTHILEKR, from the coding sequence ATGGCTAAAATAATGGAAGAAGAAAATATAAATTATGAAACAAAGGCTATTCATAAGGAAATTGTGGAAAAAGTGGAAAAATTAATGCCAGAAGAGGAAGTTATATATGATTTGGCAGATTTTTTTAAGATACTGGGAGATACCACGAGAATGAGGATATTAAGCGCCTTATTTCATGAGGAAATGTGTGTTTATGATATTGCAAATCTGTTGAAAATGACACAGTCTGCTATTTCACATCAGCTTCGGGTATTGAAGCAGGGCAGATTTGTAAAACATAGAAAAGAAGGGAAAGTTGTCTATTATTCGCTGGAAGATGAGCATATAAAGCATATTGTGGAGCAGGGGATGACACATATTCTGGAAAAAAGATAA
- the tpx gene encoding thiol peroxidase, whose translation MTEIKNKVTFKGNPVTLVGNEVKAGDTAPDFTVLSPELKEVKLSDYKGKVVVIAVFPSVDTGVCALQLARFNQEAASFGDDVQLLTISADLPFALGRYCADKGIANALTASDHRELDFGTKYGFVIKELRLLSRGTVIVDKDGVIRYVEYVSEVGEHPDYEKALKVIKELAK comes from the coding sequence ATGACAGAAATTAAAAATAAAGTAACATTTAAAGGAAACCCAGTAACTCTTGTGGGAAATGAAGTAAAAGCCGGTGATACAGCACCTGACTTTACAGTTTTATCACCCGAGCTAAAGGAAGTGAAATTGAGCGACTATAAAGGAAAAGTTGTGGTAATAGCAGTATTTCCATCAGTTGACACAGGAGTGTGTGCATTACAGCTGGCAAGATTTAATCAGGAGGCGGCAAGTTTTGGAGATGATGTCCAATTATTAACTATTTCGGCTGATTTACCCTTTGCACTTGGCAGATATTGTGCAGATAAGGGGATTGCAAACGCTTTGACAGCATCAGATCATAGAGAGTTGGATTTTGGGACAAAATATGGTTTTGTAATAAAAGAGTTGAGACTGTTGTCAAGAGGAACAGTTATTGTTGATAAAGATGGTGTTATAAGATATGTGGAATATGTATCAGAAGTTGGAGAACATCCAGATTATGAAAAAGCGTTGAAAGTAATAAAAGAATTAGCTAAATAG